One region of Drosophila willistoni isolate 14030-0811.24 unplaced genomic scaffold, UCI_dwil_1.1 Seg770, whole genome shotgun sequence genomic DNA includes:
- the LOC124461955 gene encoding uncharacterized protein LOC124461955: MGFLPEERFFTHKKPFTATGVDYFGPFYTKAERGTRASKHLRKRYGVIFTCLTTRAINVEIAHSLDTDSCIMAVRRMMARRGPIQIIWSDNGTNFRGAARELQEALEDLDECAVKEYMASIKIIWNFIPANAPNFGGCWERLVGCFKRAIEAILTVNANPSYETLQTIFMEAEYLVNSRPYILESDDPDDELGLCPNDICIPQSCILLGPGDFTPNTMEKRAWRISQYQIDSFWKRFIIEYLPTLIHREKWHKDVPNLEVDDIVVMKDNTPRGEWPLGRVMKVFPGEDGVVRVVELKTAKNTYRRPVNRLCKIGVKRYDEKDRAQKRDSALGAAMS; encoded by the coding sequence ATGGGATTTCTGCCCGAAGAAAGGTTTTTCACCCACAAAAAACCATTTACAGCAACAGGCGTCGATTACTTCGGTCCATTTTACACCAAAGCAGAAAGAGGAACTCGAGCCTCAAAACACCTCCGCAAGCGGTACGGAGTAATATTCACATGTCTGACGACTAGAGCAATCAACGTGGAGATAGCCCACTCCCTAGACACCGATTCCTGCATAATGGCAGTTCGTAGAATGATGGCTCGACGTGGACCTATACAAATCATCTGGTCAGATAATGGCACAAATTTTCGCGGAGCAGCACGAGAGTTACAAGAAGCCCTAGAAGACCTGGATGAGTGTGCCGTGAAAGAGTATATGGCaagtattaaaataatttggaatttcatTCCAGCAAATGCACCAAATTTTGGAGGCTGCTGGGAGCGACTAGTAGGCTGTTTTAAACGGGCAATTGAAGCAATTTTAACAGTAAACGCAAATCCCAGCTATGAAACgttgcaaacaatttttatggaGGCAGAATATCTGGTCAACAGCAGACCATATATACTGGAATCTGATGACCCCGACGACGAACTTGGTCTGTGTCCAAACGATATTTGTATCCCGCAAAGCTGCATACTCCTTGGCCCAGGCGACTTTACTCCCAATACGATGGAGAAACGAGCTTGGAGAATCTCGCAGTACCAGATAGACTCTTTCTGGAAACGTTTCATTATAGAATATCTTCCCACACTTATACATCGGGAGAAATGGCATAAAGATGTGCCAAACTTGGAGGTCGACGACATAGTTGTTATGAAAGACAACACCCCGCGCGGCGAATGGCCGCTCGGTCGAGTTATGAAAGTTTTTCCAGGTGAAGATGGAGTTGTACGCGTAGTCGAATTGAAGACGGCTAAAAACACGTATCGTCGCCCAGTCAACCGTCTATGCAAAATAGGAGTCAAGCGCTACGATGAGAAGGATCGTGCTCAAAAAAGGGATTCCGCACTAGGGGCCGCTATGTCGTAG